The Palaemon carinicauda isolate YSFRI2023 unplaced genomic scaffold, ASM3689809v2 scaffold28, whole genome shotgun sequence genome contains a region encoding:
- the LOC137636371 gene encoding uncharacterized protein, whose protein sequence is MNNLIKQATDKKDRYTPVNHKQMSIGDIVLIKEDGYKPVNYPMGIVKEVFKNINGEVTAAKVLKGKTNEITKRHVTSLIPLLRKESDEDAVGSDDDDEDAVASKEEIPSMDVSRKRPQRKAAEISRQKFKTILNDDISD, encoded by the coding sequence ATGAACAATTTAATTAAACAAGCTACTGATAAGAAGGATAGATATACTCCTGTAAACCATAAACAAATGAGTATCGGCGATATTGTGCTGATTAAGGAGGATGGATATAAACCTGTTAATTATCCTATGGGAATTGtcaaagaagttttcaagaatatcaacGGAGAGGTAACTGCTGCGAAAGTTCTGAAGGGTAAAACCAATGAAATAACTAAAAGGCATGTTACTTCTTTAATACCACTCTTGAGGAAGGAGTCTGATGAGGATGCTGTAggatcagatgatgatgatgaggatgctgTAGCATCGAAAGAAGAGATTCCTTCCATGGACGTTTCTAGAAAACGTCCACAGAGAAAAGCTGCTGAGATATCACGGCAAAAATTCAAAACCATTCTAAACGATGATATTTcagactaa
- the LOC137636368 gene encoding uncharacterized protein, giving the protein MQDLQCERTLGWDAQLRDFQQKEWKNIANQVNSAPVFELQRCVGERTDEYKLEAYVDASKRVYGVVVYLCNIRSGERSFVLAKNRNIGSKLHEKSIPSLELQAICLGTEVLLDTYNELSGTQCLVPIKIVDLGLFSDSFVALSWLKSFSHRFDKMQKRSVFVMNKLNHIIKLCEGRSVGFSFVSGMDNPADKITRCLSFKSLMKSNYHKGPNIRDLDQASRSDILGFKVPMVENLETIEAHSASTSIKESQTVKLEHLIPLDRYSNMNKLISIHAKVLECWDRWKGFINKSHGFDKKDLRSKALTQIISRDQQINFPDVFDYLSSNSKTKMAMPNLISQLNLYPDTHNLIRVNCKFNEKRSVTNQTYPILLSRESTLTKLIILDEHLLLKHAGCYALLTELRRKFWIPKFFSTVKRILKECVVCRRYNQRPVKLIGNL; this is encoded by the coding sequence ATGCAGGACTTGCAATGTGAGAGAACGCTTGGATGGGATGCACAACTTAGAGACTTTCAAcaaaaggaatggaaaaatattgcaaaCCAAGTAAATTCTGCTCCTGTTTTTGAGCTTCAGAGATGTGTTGGTGAAAGGACAGATGAATATAAACTTGAGGCTTATGTTGATGCTAGCAAAAGAGTTTATGGAGTTGttgtatatttatgcaatataagaAGTGGTGAAAGAAGCTTTGTATTAGCGAAAAACAGAAACATTGGATCCAAATTGCATGAAAAGTCCATTCCTTCACTCGAATTACAGGCTATATGTTTGGGTACTGAGGTTTTGTTGGATACCTATAATGAACTGAGTGGCACACAGTGCCTGGTGCCCATCAAAATAGTTGACTTGGGGCTATTCTCAGATAGTTTTGTTGCCCTGTCGTGGCTTAAGTCATTTTCTCATAGGTTTGATAAAATGCAGAAAAGGTCAGTGTTCGTAATGAACAAACTGAATCATATAATAAAGTTATGTGAGGGGAGAAGTGTTGGATTCTCCTTCGTGAGTGGAATGGACAACCCAGCCGACAAAATTACACGATGTCTGTCATTCAAAAGCTTAATGAAGTCTAATTACCATAAGGGTCCCAATATACGTGATCTCGATCAAGCTAGTAGAAGTGACATTTTAGGTTTCAAGGTACCAATGGTCGAGAATTTAGAAACCATTGAGGCACATAGTGCATCAACCAGTATAAAAGAAAGCCAAACTGTAAAACTAGAGCACTTAATACCTctagatagatattcaaatatgaataagtTGATATCTATACATGCGAAAGTTCTGGAATGCTGGGATCGATGGAAAGGGTTTATAAACAAGTCACATGGCTTTGATAAGAAGGACCTCCGCTCTAAGGCTTTGACTCAAATCATCTCTAGGGATCAACAAATAAATTTTCCAGATGTTTTTGACTATTTAAGTAGTAACTCTAAAACCAAGATGGCTATGCCTAATTTGATATCACAGTTGAATTTGTATCCAGACACTCATAATTTAATAAGAGTGAATTGTAAATTTAATGAGAAGCGCAGTGTAACCAACCAAACTTATCCTATTCTTTTATCAAGAGAGAGTACTCTAACAAAACTTATTATATTGGATGAACATTTGCTTTTGAAACATGCTGGTTGCTATGCCCTTTTGACAGAATTACGTAGGAAATTCTGGATACCAAAATTCTTCTCAACAGTTAAAAGGATTCTGAAGGAATGTGTTGTATGCCGGAGATATAACCAAAGACCTGTCAAACTTATAGGGAACTTATAG
- the LOC137636369 gene encoding uncharacterized protein — MNVRGSKEVKAGNSKHRETSSDVMIITKALHTTDGASVLPTFTCEMLNGALVRGLKDCGCQTSFVTENLASDNRLKVLEDNVSLTVNGFNSSKKYKSKIVELKCNFNDKAFVIHALCVPSIDINLSLPGISEVARAFAKQGFKLADKYLTDGSDKIKDIDLILGTNDAHCLLEFSVKFGNDHPSVYLGSAAGVMLMGNVKIMQQNLPYLSKDFSCSWCSERTRSVADYEETCELNGNKSPVFDGIDECCKYIGFGSSMGEPSGLSLECEVEFQANFAILNEKGMIEESELRRATEEMLRSVYEKSIYEPDPEDSNFMSDCNANLIKFTLDNARRNEEGRLEMPLLWNEKSCHLLGRNFNLAKAVLRSNTRKLQSNKANLELMNENFKEQAKLGIIERVPNLERYMDEHPECSFLAHMGVFRLDRETTKCRVVFLSNVCEPSRSSVMTVNHNQAMYAGPSLNQKIKSAMLHLRFGSKLLIFDIKKAFNQIALSELDQQKLLFLWYKNVKKGDFSIIAYKKVRLPFGLRCSPTILMLALFKILVLDSKNDNPRLRNAKWIMYQLFYMDNGGFTCESSETLNWIYEILQGIFGPYKFELQQMFSNDSTLQDKIDGENMQSDVGCKKSEMEVKLLGMIWNRGSDTISTRKLGLDEKANTKREILRSIASNYDVFNINGPLLNRARLFMQDLQCERTLGWDAQLRDFQQKEWKNIANQVNSALVFELQRCVGERTDEYKLEAYVDASKRVYGVVVYLCNIRSGERSFVLAKNRNIGSKLHEKSIPSLELQAICLGTEVLLDTYNELSGTQCLVPIKIVDLGLFSDSFVALSWLKSFSHRFDKMQKRSVFVMNKLNHIIKLCEGRSVGFSFVSGMDNPADKITRCLSFKSLMKSNYHKGPNIRDLDQASRSDILGFKVPMVENLETIEAHSASTSIKESQTVKLEHLIPLDRYSNMNKLISIHAKVLECWDRWKGFINKSHGFDKKDLRSKALTQIISREQQINFPDVIDYLSSNSKTKMAMPNLISQLNLYPDTHNLIRVNCKFNEKRSVTNQTYPILLSRESTLTKLIILDEHLLLKHAGCYALLTELRRKFWIPKFFSTVKRILKECVVCRRYNQRPVKLIGNL, encoded by the coding sequence ATGAACGTGAGAGGTAGCAAGGAAGTAAAAGCAGGTAATTCAAAACACAGGGAAACTTCAAGTGATGTAATGATTATAACTAAGGCTTTGCATACCACTGATGGCGCCTCTGTTTTGCCAACTTTTacctgtgaaatgttgaatggagcCCTTGTTAGAGGTTTGAAGGACTGTGGCTGTCAGACCAGTTTTGTAACTGAAAATCTTGCAAGTGATAATAGGTTGAAAGTGTTAgaagataatgtctctttaacagtCAATGGTTTTAATTCAAGTAAGAAGTATAAATCCAAGATAGTTGAATTAAAGTGCAACTTTAATGATAAGGCATTTGTAATACATGCATTGTGTGTACCAAGCATAGATATAAATTTGTCATTGCCAGGAATTTCAGAAGTGGCCAGGGCCTTTGCCAAACAAGGCTTCAAATTAGCTGATAAATATTTGACTGATGGTAgtgataaaataaaggatattgacTTGATACTCGGTACAAATGATGCCCATTGTTTATTAGAGTTTTCAGTAAAATTTGGCAATGATCACCCATCTGTTTATTTGGGATCAGCTGCAGGAGTGATGTTAATGGGTAATGTCAAGATTATGCAACAGAATCTACCTTAtctttcaaaggatttttcttgttcttggtgtTCGGAGCGCACTCGCTCGGTTGCCGATTATGAGGAAACATGTGAGTTAAATGGAAACAAATCCCCTGTATTTGATGGCATAGATGAATGCTGCAAGTATATTGGATTTGGAAGTTCTATGGGTGAGCCAAGTGGCTTAAGTTTGGAATGCGAGGTGGAGTTTCAAGCTAACTTCgctattttaaatgaaaaaggtaTGATTGAAGAATCAGAGCTGAGACGTGCAACTGAGGAGATGCTGCGGTCTGTGTATGAGAAATCTATTTATGAACCAGACCCTGAAGATTCAAACTTTATGTCAGATtgtaatgcaaatttgattaagtttacccTTGATAACGCAAGAAGAAACGAAGAAGGAAGGCTAGAGATGCCTCTTCTATGGAATGAAAAGAGCTGTCATTTGCTTGGACGGAATTTCAACCTTGCAAAGGCTGTATTGAGATCCAACACGAGAAAATTACAAAGCAACAAGGCAAATTTGGaacttatgaatgaaaattttaaagaacaagCAAAACTTGGAATAATTGAAAGAGTACCAAATCTAGAAAGGTACATGGATGAGCATCCTGAGTGCAGTTTTTTAGCACACATGGGAGTTTTTAGACTAGATCGGGAAACAACAAAATGCAGAGTTGTTTTCCTGTCCAATGTTTGTGAACCTAGCAGGTCCAGTGTGATGACGGTCAATCATAATCAGGCTATGTATGCTGGCCCATCACTCAATCAAAAGATAAAGTCTGCAATGCTTCATTTGAGATTTGGATCTAAATTACTCATCTTCGATATTAAGAAAGCATTCAATCAAATTGCACTCAGTGAGCTTGATCAGCAGAAGTTACTCTTTTTGTGGTATAAGAATGTTAAGAAAGGGGATTTCTCTATAATTGCCTACAAAAAGGTTCGTCTTCCTTTTGGACTTCGATGCAGTCCTACAATTTTGATGTTGgctcttttcaaaattttagtaCTGGATAGCAAGAATGATAATCCTAGACTAAGAAATGCAAAATGGATAATGTATCAGCTCTtctatatggataatggtggaTTTACTTGTGAATCATCTGAAACCTTGAATTGGATATATGAGATTTTACAGGGTATTTTTGGTCCTTACAAATTTGAACTACAGCAGATGTTTTCTAATGATTCTACACTACAAGATAAAATTGATGGAGAAAATATGCAATCGGATGTAGGATGCAAGAAATCTGAGATGGAGGTGAAATTACTTGGGATGATCTGGAATCGAGGGAGTGATACAATTTCAACCAGGAAATTGGGCCTTGATGAAAAGGCTAATACAAAGAGGGAAATTTTGCGATCCATTGCATCTAATTATGATGTTTTCAACATAAATGGTCCTCTTCTTAACAGAGCTAGACTTTTTATGCAGGACTTGCAATGTGAGAGAACGCTTGGATGGGATGCACAACTTAGAGACTTTCAAcaaaaggaatggaaaaatattgcaaaCCAAGTAAATTCTGCTCTTGTTTTTGAGCTTCAGAGATGTGTTGGTGAAAGGACAGATGAATATAAACTTGAGGCTTATGTTGATGCTAGCAAAAGAGTTTATGGAGTTGttgtatatttatgcaatataagaAGTGGTGAAAGAAGCTTTGTATTAGCGAAAAACAGAAACATTGGATCCAAATTGCATGAAAAGTCCATTCCTTCACTCGAATTACAGGCTATATGTTTGGGTACTGAGGTTTTGTTGGATACCTATAATGAACTGAGTGGCACACAGTGCCTGGTGCCCATCAAAATAGTTGACTTGGGGCTATTCTCAGATAGTTTTGTTGCCCTGTCGTGGCTTAAGTCATTTTCTCATAGGTTTGATAAAATGCAGAAAAGGTCAGTGTTCGTAATGAACAAACTGAATCATATAATAAAGTTATGTGAGGGGAGAAGTGTTGGATTCTCCTTCGTGAGTGGAATGGACAACCCAGCCGACAAAATTACACGATGTCTGTCATTCAAAAGCTTAATGAAGTCTAATTACCATAAGGGTCCCAATATACGTGATCTCGATCAAGCTAGTAGAAGTGACATTTTAGGTTTCAAGGTACCAATGGTCGAGAATTTAGAAACCATTGAGGCACATAGTGCATCAACCAGTATAAAAGAAAGCCAAACTGTAAAACTAGAGCACTTAATACCTctagatagatattcaaatatgaataagtTGATATCTATACATGCGAAAGTTCTGGAATGCTGGGATCGATGGAAAGGGTTTATAAACAAGTCACATGGCTTTGATAAGAAGGACCTCCGCTCTAAGGCTTTGACTCAAATCATCTCTAGGGAACAACAAATAAATTTTCCAGATGTTATTGACTATTTAAGTAGTAACTCTAAAACCAAGATGGCTATGCCTAATTTGATATCACAGTTGAATTTGTATCCAGACACTCATAATTTAATAAGAGTGAATTGTAAATTTAATGAGAAGCGCAGTGTAACCAACCAAACTTATCCTATTCTTTTATCAAGAGAGAGTACTCTAACAAAACTTATTATATTGGATGAACATTTGCTTTTGAAACATGCTGGTTGCTATGCCCTTTTGACAGAATTACGTAGGAAATTCTGGATACCAAAATTCTTCTCAACAGTTAAAAGGATTCTGAAGGAATGTGTTGTATGCCGGAGATATAACCAAAGACCTGTCAAACTTATAGGGAACTTATAG